The Halotia branconii CENA392 region TTTAGTTTACTGGTGCTACATTACTCTTCTATAAAATTAAAAATAATAGACTCAGTATGAAAAAATTGCACTAAAATCACTACGACGGTAGTCTTTGGTTACAGGCTTGAGGTATTTGCAGTCAGGTAACAGTGCGATTACAATTTGACGATAAAATAAACCCACTGCCCAAACCCTCTAGGTTGACCCTTACGGGTTGTTTGGTTACTTTATACCGAAAAACCCTTGTGGCAGTTCTTCTCAGAGGAAACCGCGCCACTGGCTCACCGCACCAGAAAATTTGAGAGTTTATCTATGTTTCTACTGCTAAGCCGGGTACTATTGTGGCTATTGATTGGCACTATCGTATATTCCTTGTTTCAGAGATTTTATCCCAGCGGCACTTTTGCAGGGCGATTAGTCTTAGTTATTGTGTTGATTGTCATAGCGCTGTCATTTGTCAATCCTAATGAACCAGCTGTTGCGTCTTTGTGGAGATTGATATCGTTTCCCTTGAAGCCTTTGGGAGCTTCGATCTTGTTAATGATGTTTGCTGCTCAGAGAATCAAGGGAGGCGGAATAGATGCTCCAGGAGGATTTTTACTGGGTTGGGCGCTGACAATTTTACTATTGTCTAGTACACCAGCGATCGCTTACTTCTTGGTGAGAACACCGATAGCAACAGTTGATAACATCAACCTAGCAACTAATGCTTACCCTGTGGAAACGCTGGTAGCATTAAGACAAGACACTACTGCCAATTATGTCTCAGATGTAGTAGGAGATACTATGCTGCCTGCTAGAGATTTGAGTCAAGCAACCATAGCTTTCAACTCGGTGGATATAAAAATTCCATCTTATCTATTACAAAATCCTCAAGATATCAGATCACGGGGATTGCGGATTGAAGACTTTGTACCCAATGCAGCAACCCTGCAATTAACAACCCAAGTCTGGGAAAGTTATCTTAGCCAAGTTTACATTTTCTTGCGTGGTAATCAGGTACAAGGTTAAAAATCACTTTAAAAAGGCCGCAATGCTACATCCTAGTGGCTGGCCTTATTTAGATTTTTATTAGAATTGTTAATGGTGATTCCACGATTTTTTAGCCCTTCGGCTCCACTCAGGACTAAAACCAAACAAAACAAAGGTGTTAGAAGTTACACTTTTTATGTAAGGTAAAGGACTAAACTTCAAATAAAAAATAGATTGATGATCTGTTGGTTTAGGATGATACAGTTGCGAAATTGCTTGAATGGCCAACTCTCGACGACTTGCTAGACTCGCTGCTTACCTACGTCCCCATTGGCGGGAGGCAACATTAGGCATTATCGCGCTGTTGTCTGTAAACGGACTAGGTGTTTATATCCCCTGGTTAATTCGCGCTTGCGTTGATAAACTTTCAACAAACTTCAGCTTAAACCAAGTGCTACATTACGTAGTACAAATTATCTTGCTGAGTTCAGCGATGTTGCTAATACGTATGGCATCACGTATTTGGCTATTTGGGGTAGGTCGTCAAGTAGAATTTGACCTCAAACAACGAATTTTTGAACACTTACTCAAGTTAGAACCGGCTTATTTTGCCACCAATACAGCTGGCGATTTGATTAGCAGGGCTACTAGTGATGTGGACAATATCAGGCGGCTTTTGGGTTTTGCCGTGTTAAGTTTGGCGAATACATTTTTTGCCTATCTCCTCACATTGCCAGTCATGTTAGCAATTAGTGTGGATCTAACATTAGCTTCTTTGGCCGTATATCCTTTGATGTTCTTGTTAGTGCATCTGTTTAGCAATTACTTACGCCAACAACAAGCAGCAGTACAAGAGCAAATCTCTGATATTAGTGAACTGATTCAAGAAGATATTAGCGGCATTGCCCTAATTAAAATTTATGCCCAAGAAGAAAACGAGCGTCGAGCTTTTGCTCAAAGAAATCAGCAGTTATTAACGGCTAACATGCAATTAGCAAAAAGCCGAAATATTTTGTTTCCGCTGATTGGCGGTCTAGCTAGTGTCAGTTCGTTGATTATAATTTGGCTAGGGACAATACGGATATCTTCTGGAACGCTGGCAGTTGGAGACTTTTTAGCGCTGTTAATTTATGTAGAGCGTCTGGTTTTTCCCACTACACTTTTAGGATTTACGATTACTGCCTATCAACGAGGTGAAGTAAGTATTGATCGTTTAGAATCTATTCTTACGGTTACGCCCAAAATTCAAGATCATGCCGATGTCATTCATCTGCATAGGAGTGATGTAAAGGGGGAACTAAAAGCTAAAAATCTCAGCTACACTTACCCTGGTTCCAGTATCCCAGCTTTAGAAAATATCAATTTTACGATCGCACCTGGGGAACTAGTGGCTATTGTGGGGGCAATTGGTTCTGGAAAATCAACTTTAGCGAATGCCTTACCACGCTTGTTGGATATTGAATCAGGGCAGTTGTTTTTAGATGGGTGGGATATTACTAAGATAGCGTTGGCAGATTTACGCAGTGCGATCGCCTATGTCCCCCAAGATAGCTTTTTATTCAGTACTACAATCAAGAATAATATCCGCTACGGTGATCCAGTTAGAGAACAAGAAGATGTAGAGTTTACAGCCCAGGTAGCCCAGATTCACCCAGAAATTACTAATTTTCCCCAGCAGTACGAAACTATTGTCGGCGAACGTGGTATTACTCTTTCAGGCGGACAACGACAACGCACTGCTTTAGCTAGAGCAATGTTAGTCAATGCTCCAGTATTAATTTTAGATGATGCTTTATCTAGTGTAGATAACCAAACTGCTACCAAAATCCTGAACAATCTTTCTAAGGATACAGATAAAAAAACTGTAATTTTTATTACGCATCAATTATCGGCGGCGGCGGCGGCTGACCGGATTTTTGTCATGGATAAAGGAAGAATTGTTCAGATAGGAAATCACTTAGAACTTGTACAACAAAAGGGTCTATATAGAACTTTGTGGAGTCAGCACCAAGTAGAAGAATTACTTCGTTAATATTTTGAATTGCCAGAATGATTGTTGGTTTGTGCGTGTAATTTATTAATTACATTTAATTGATAAATTATCTTCAGAGAATAATTAATATTTGAAGTATGTGCAGAATTATTTTTCCAGATTCCCATCCAATGAAATCTGCTTGACGGTTATAGATTCAGTTATTAATCCTTCACATAATATCATGTCCGGATAATCACTTACGATTAAACTCCAATCTGAAGCCACCAATGAAAACCAGTTAACCCACGAATTAAATCTTGCTGTTGAAGTAAAGACTGACAGCGATGAAATAAAATATTCTCCAAATCATTGAGTGAGTTAAACGATTGATTAGCGATTGGTTCGTCCACCAAAGTCCACAACCTTTCTGCCGGCTGTAACTCAGGTGAGTGAGAAGGCAAAAATGTTAAATGTAGTCCTTCAGGAATCTGTAAATTTTTACTGGTATGCCAGCCAGCACGGTCAACAGCTAATAAAATGTGTTTATTTTTACCTAATCCAAATTCACGAGCAAAATCAGCCAAAACCTGATTAAACAATTCTGTGTTCACGTAAGGCAGAATCCACCAATAGCTCTCTCCTGTTTTGGGATGTACAAAAGCATACAACCATAACCATTTAAACCGCCAATGGACATCAGCAATTGGTGTTTCTCCTTCAGGTACATACACTCGTCGCAAAATCGGTTTGAGTCCTAAACGATGTTCATCTTCACACCACAACTGAACTTCTGCATCTGGATAGATAGTTTGGAGTTGTTTTACTTGTGTCGCTAGTTTTTTTTCCAGGCTTCTTGCTCAAAATGATCGCTTTTAGTGTGAGACGGGCGAGGTACTCTGAGTCTAAAAGTCATCTGCCGTAATATCTCCCATCCCCTCTGTCGGCTGATCTGATTTCCTGTGACTTCAGTTAGCCAGTCTGCTACCTTTCGACCGTTCCATAGCCCTCCATCTGGTGCTTTCTCTTGTAATGCCTGCCATAACTGTGCTTGTTGCATATCATCCACTACAGGCTGTTTACCTTGGTTTAACTGCCTGCGATCGCCTAAGTATCCCACTCCAAATTCGTTGTATCTTTTTACCAATCCGTATATCCATGTTTTGCTGTAGCCTGTTATTTCCTCTACTTCTTCCGTTTTTTTACCTTGTGCTACTAACCAAATAATCTGGTACTGACGGCTTTCTATGCCATCTTTAGCTTGACGATAACGTTTTTCTAGCTCTTCAATACTTAAATGTTTGGCTACACT contains the following coding sequences:
- a CDS encoding ABC transporter ATP-binding protein, translated to MANSRRLARLAAYLRPHWREATLGIIALLSVNGLGVYIPWLIRACVDKLSTNFSLNQVLHYVVQIILLSSAMLLIRMASRIWLFGVGRQVEFDLKQRIFEHLLKLEPAYFATNTAGDLISRATSDVDNIRRLLGFAVLSLANTFFAYLLTLPVMLAISVDLTLASLAVYPLMFLLVHLFSNYLRQQQAAVQEQISDISELIQEDISGIALIKIYAQEENERRAFAQRNQQLLTANMQLAKSRNILFPLIGGLASVSSLIIIWLGTIRISSGTLAVGDFLALLIYVERLVFPTTLLGFTITAYQRGEVSIDRLESILTVTPKIQDHADVIHLHRSDVKGELKAKNLSYTYPGSSIPALENINFTIAPGELVAIVGAIGSGKSTLANALPRLLDIESGQLFLDGWDITKIALADLRSAIAYVPQDSFLFSTTIKNNIRYGDPVREQEDVEFTAQVAQIHPEITNFPQQYETIVGERGITLSGGQRQRTALARAMLVNAPVLILDDALSSVDNQTATKILNNLSKDTDKKTVIFITHQLSAAAAADRIFVMDKGRIVQIGNHLELVQQKGLYRTLWSQHQVEELLR